The sequence below is a genomic window from Streptomyces sp. V1I1.
GTAACGGGCCTGCCAGCGTCGGCGGCCTTCCTCGATGGAGTCAGCGTCCATACCTTGAATTTACTAGGACGTCCTAGTAAATGTCGATGGCTGAAGCCCCGCACATGCGTACGGGGCTCAGGTGGATCCGGGAGGGTTACGCCTCGGCGGTCGCCGCGTCGCCGTCCGTGACCAGCGGACGGACCTCGCGGGTGATCTTCGGCTCGACGAAGAAGGAGGCCACCGGGATGCAGCCGGCGGCCAGCACCCAGAGCAGCTTGCCGAACGGCCACTTCGCCTTGGAGCCGAGATCGAAGGCGAAGATCACGTAGATGATGAACAGCACACCGTGGACCTGCGAGATCAGCATGGTGTCGCCGACCTTGAAGGCGTACTTCAGGATGATCGCCGCGGTG
It includes:
- a CDS encoding DUF3817 domain-containing protein: MKQSVLSRYRVMAYVTAVWLLVFTAAIILKYAFKVGDTMLISQVHGVLFIIYVIFAFDLGSKAKWPFGKLLWVLAAGCIPVASFFVEPKITREVRPLVTDGDAATAEA